One Miscanthus floridulus cultivar M001 chromosome 11, ASM1932011v1, whole genome shotgun sequence DNA window includes the following coding sequences:
- the LOC136493344 gene encoding FCS-Like Zinc finger 1-like, with amino-acid sequence MATSVACAFFFDAEPLGEPGRHALDACALCSKPLTRNSDIFMYKGDTPFCSEDCRYEQMHHDAAYARQASSSRWKQQQSQRSRGGSVAAKADVYVAS; translated from the coding sequence ATGGCGACGTCGGTGGCCTGCGCCTTCTTCTTCGACGCGGAGCCGCTGGGCGAGCCCGGGCGGCACGCGCTGGACGCCTGCGCGCTCTGCTCCAAGCCGCTCACCCGCAACAGCGACATCTTCATGTACAAGGGCGACACCCCGTTCTGCAGCGAGGACTGCCGCTACGAGCAGATGCACCATGACGCGGCCTACGCGCGGCAGGCCAGCAGCAGCCGGTGGAAGCAGCAGCAGTCGCAGCGGAGCAGGGGGGGCTCTGTGGCCGCCAAGGCGGACGTGTACGTGGCCAGCTAG
- the LOC136493480 gene encoding FCS-Like Zinc finger 1-like → MATSLACAGFFFDTEPIGEPRLPALNACALCSKPLTRNSDIFMYKGDTPFCSEDCRYEQMHHDAAYARQASSSRRKQQQQSQRSRGASVVAKADVYVAS, encoded by the coding sequence ATGGCCACTTCGCTCGCCTGTGCTGGCTTCTTCTTCGACACCGAGCCGATCGGCGAGCCCCGCCTGCCTGCGTTGAACGCGTGCGCGCTCTGCTCCAAGCCGCTCACCCGCAACAGCGACATCTTCATGTACAAGGGGGACACCCCGTTCTGCAGCGAGGACTGCCGCTACGAGCAGATGCACCACGATGCGGCCTACGCGCGGCAGGCCAGCAGCAGCCGgcggaagcagcagcagcagtcgcaGCGGAGCAGAGGAGCCTCTGTGGTCGCCAAGGCAGACGTGTACGTGGCCAGCTAA